The Rhizobium favelukesii DNA segment GGATCGTGGTCTGTTTGGATCCACCATCGTGCGAACAACGGCGCTTGTCGCATGGGTCGTTCCTGGCATTGCCGGCGGCATCATCTGGAAGATGCTGTTCAACGAAGCGCCGTTTGGCGGGCTGAATAGTCTGCTGCGAATGGTGGGGGCTGCGCCGGTACAGTGGCTTTCCGATCCCGATATGGTCATGTGGTCCGTCGTCATTTCCAACGTCTGGCGCGGCACAGCCTTTTCGATGGTCGTCATGTATGCGGCTATTAAAGCGATCGATCCCGAACTTTACGAGGCGGCCGAGATCGACGGCGCCAATGCCTGGCAACGCATGATCTACATCACCTTGCCGCAGCTACGCACTGCGATCCTGGTCAACATGATCCTGATCACCATCCAAACGCTGAATACGTTCGATGCCATCATCTCGCTGACCGGCGGCGGACCTGGACGGGCAACCGAGGTGCTTTCGCTCTACACATTCAATGTCGTGTTCCGCAATTATGATCTCGCGGCCGGCGCTGTGTTGTCGATCCTGATGCTTTTAATCAGTCTTGGTCTTGCGCTTGTCTATGCGCGCTTCCTGCCACGGGGAGAGCCGGTATGAGAACCTCACGTCAGGATCGGCTGGGCGATCTCTTCAGCTACGTGTTTCTGGCCGTCACCTTCCTGTTTTTCGCCTGGCCGCTGCTATGGCTGCTTTCGCTCGCGCTCAGGACGCGAAAGGAGGTGTTTCTGGGCGTCAGCCGGTTCATTCCGAAAGCCCCGACGCTGGATAACTTCACGACCATTCTGTCGTCCGACAAGTTTGCCGGATATCTCTGGAACGCTTTGATCCTGTCGACATCAAGCGCCATTGGTTGCCTTGTCGTGGCGTTGCCGGCTGCCTATGCATTTTCGCGCTTCCCGATCCGTGGGAAAGGCCCATGGATGATGGTCCTGCTCGCCTTCCAGATGATCTCGCCACTCGTGATCATGGTCCCGCTCTATCGCTACATGGCCGCAATCGGTCTGACGGACAGCCACTTCGGGGCAACCATGGTCTACATCGCGCTTGCTGTGCCGATGGTGACCTGGATCCTGAAGGGTTTCATCGACGGCATCCCCCGCAGCCTCGACGAGGCGGCGCTGATCGACGGATGCAGCCATTTCGCGGTCTTCTGGCGCATCATACTGCCGCTATCGACACCCGGTATCGCATCGGCCTTCATCATCACAGTGATCGCGGGTTGGTCGCAGTTCCTCGTGCCGTTCCTTCTGATCAGCAAGGAATCGCTGATGCCGATTGGTGTCGGAATCTTTCAATATGCCGGGACGCAGAATGATTCCTCCATTCAGCTTCTGGCGGCCGCCTGCCTCGTATCGGTCGTTCCCGCAATCGTTGCCTTTCTTTCTCTCCAACGTCTCATCCTCGGCGCAATGACGGCAGGTGCCGTCAAGGGCTGATCCTTGTTTCAAATCGCAGGATTATCATTATGACGCTTACGCTGCCGCAACGTCTTGAACGCATCCGTATCCGTGCTGCGGAACTCGAACATTGGCGCTCGCGCGAAACGGCCCAGGTCGATGGCTGGACCTTTGGCGCAGAGCCAATTGCCATCGGGGCGCCCTGGCCGCACAGCGACGGTACCGTTCATTTTGCCGCGACCGCCAGACTTCCCGACCATTGGCCGCTGCAAGATGCCCGCCTTTTGCTCGATCTTGGCGGAGAAAGCCTGATCACGATCACCGATGAGGCGGGCAATGAAAAGAGGCTCGGTCTCGATCCCTATCACCGCGAATTTCTCCTCCCCTCCCGCGATATCAAAATATTGTCGGAGACGGTGGCACGCCTGCCGTTCGGCGAGCCGGTACGCGCTCCGAAACTGGAGCGCGCGGCGCTGATCTGGCTGGACACGGCGGTCGACAATCTCTGGCTGCTTCTGCGCCAGATCTGCGAGGCTGTCGATATTCTCGACCAGCACGACGTTGTTGCGCATCTGCTTGATATCGCCGAGGATGCGATGCGCGGCCTGGAATGGCCCTCGGCGACCGCTGCCTATGTGGCACGCACGGCGCCTTCGCCAATGCAGCAGAAGATCTGGCAGCTGCCGCCATTGGCGGCGGCGCCGGAAGGGCTCAATCAGGCCGAGCGCGCCAGCGTGGTATCCGCCTATGAGACGCTGCTTGCGCAACTGATGCAACTGCGTGAACGGTTCCCGCCGCAGGGCGAGATCGCGTTGACGGGTCATGCGCATATCGATCTTGCCTGGCTCTGGCCCTATGGCGAAACGCGGCGAAAGATGCGCCGAACATTCCATACAGCGCTTTCCCTGATGGAGCAGTCATCCGATTTTCGTTTCAATCAATCGACCGCGCATTTTTACGCGCAGATTGCGGAGGACGATCCGGCACTTTTGGAGCGGATTATCGAGCGCGCCAAAGAAGGCCAGTGGGAGACAGTGGGCGGTATGTGGGTAGAGCCCGATACGAACATGCCGACCGGCGAAAGCCTCAGCCGGCAGATTCTCTATGGACAGCGCTATTTCGAGAAGACATTCGGTGTTCGTCACAGCGTTTGCTGGTTGCCTGACTGCTTCGGCTTTTCCGGCGCCCTTCCGCAGCTGTTGCGCCAGGGTGGCATGAACAGCTTCTTCACGATCAAGGTCAACTGGTCGGAAACGAACAAGTTCCCTTCCGATCTCTTCTGGTGGGAGGGCCTTGATGGGAGTCGGGTTCTTGCCCATACGTTCGACAATCCGATGCATGGCTATAATGGCTTCGTGCGACCGGATTGCTTTGTTCCGACCTGGCGGAATTTCAAGGACAAGGACAAGCACGACACCACCCTGCTTGCGGTCGGTTACGGCGACGGCGGTGGCGGCGTCACACCCGAGATGATCGTACGCGAGGAGCAGCTGCGGGCATTTCCCACCCTGCCGAAGGCGCGGTGGACGACGGTCGACGACTTCTTCAAGGGCGCGCATGAAAGTGCAACCAAGAAGGACTTGGCAACTTGGCGCGGAGAGATCTATCTCGAGCTGCATCGCGCGACCTTGACCAGCCAGAGCGTGGTAAAGCGACTGCACCGCAAGGCGGAGCGCAGTCTCATTACCGCCGAGACCTTGTTTGGGCTGGCCCACCTGTTGGGTGCCGCCCAGTCCAAATCGATGGAGCCGGAGTGGCGCGTCGTCCTGAAGAACGAGTTCCACGATATTCTGCCGGGTTCGTCGATCGCGGAGGTCTACGTCGATGCCGCCGACGAACTCGAAGCGGTTGTCGCCAAGGGCAAGGCAGCCCAGGCCAAGGCGATGGAGGCAATCGCCAAGCAGTTGCCGGCGGGCACCGGAAACAACCTGCTCGTTGTCAATCCATCCCTGTCGGCACGGCCGGTGCGGCTCATGCTTCACGACGGGACCATCATCTCATCCGAAACAGTGATCGCGCCGCTCGCCATTGCCGTCATCGGTGCGGAAGCGCTCGAGCCTGCGCCTGGCCTTTCCGTCAGCCGCGAGCATCTCGAAAATGCCGTCCTTAAGGTAACATTGGCCAAGAATGGCTCGATCGCGAGCATTGTCCACAAGCCGACTGCCCGCGAAGCCTTGCAGGACGGTGGCAACCGTCTGTTCGTCTATCCGGCAGACAAACCTCGCAATTGGGATGCGTGGGATGTCGAGGAGGACTACGCCGCGCGCGGCGAAGAGATCACCGCACTCGACAGCCTCGAGGTGATTGACAACGGACCGAACCGCGTGGCGATCAAGATTGTCAGAACATGGCGGCATTCGCGCATCACGCAAGTGCTGTCGCTTGGCGCCAACGCACGGCGGCTGGATATCGAAACCGAGCTCGATTGGCATGACCGTCGTGCCTTCCTGCGGTCGCAGACGGGGGTGGCCGTTCGCAATGCGCGCGCAACCTGCGAATGCGCCTATGGCGTGGTCGAGCGGCCGACGCACTCCAATACCCCGTGGGACGCGGCGATGTTCGAGGCGCCGGCCCACCGGTTTGCCGACCTTTCGGAACCGGGCTTCGGCGTGGCCATACTCAACGACGCCAAGTATGGACACAGCATTCGAGGCAATGTCCTTGGTCTTTCGCTCCTTCGTTCGCCAATCTATCCCGATCCGCTTGCTGATGAGGGGGTGCAAGCGTTCACCTATGCGCTGATGCCGCACGACGGCACGTGGTACGACGGCGGGGTCCGGGAGGAAGCCGAAGACCTGAACCAGCCCCTCTTGGCACTACCCGTGGCAGGACGCGCGATCGGCAACTGGCAACCACTTGGGGTGACGGGGATCGATGCGGCACTCTCGGCTATAAAACCTGTGGAAGACGGCGACGGACTGATCGTGCGCGTCTACGAACCGGCCGGTCGCCGCGGATCATTCGATCTGAAGCTCCCATCCAATTGGCGCAACCAAGGATCGGTCAGTATCCTGGAAGAACCGATGGCCGACACGCCGGCGACAGGATTGATGCCCTTCGAGGTCAAGAGCTGGCGGATTGCAAGAGCTTGAACAGCGCAATGGCGGAACGGGCTGGCGTTGGTCCCTTTTCCTATTCGATCCAATCACATAGTCTTGCGCAAGCTTGGGTGTGCTGGAGGGAGGCGGAAGGTGTTGGTGTTGGTGTCGGGCTCGAACACGGAGCAGGCTGCGGCCGCGAACCGCGCCATGATCCTTTCTTCGATCCAGCGCGGCGGCCCGATCTCGCGCACGGAACTTGCCGCGCAATCGAGGCTCACCAAACAGGCGGTGACGCGCATTGTCGAGCGCCTGCTCGACGAGGGCCTCGTCATGGAGGCACGGCGTCGACGCGGTTTGAGGGGGCAGCCTGCCATCGAACTGGAGATCGATCCAGAAGGCGTCTTCTCAATCGGTGCGAACGTCGATCGCGATCACCTGACGATCGTTGCCGTGGACGGCGTCGGCACTGTCCGTGGGCGCATCCACCATGAGCGGCGCTTTCTGTTGCCGGACGATTTTGTCGCGCTCATGGGCGACGCGCTCTCGTCGTTTCGTCGTCGCAAGATCATTCAGGAAACCCGGCTCGCAGGTATCGGCCTCGCCATTCCCGATTGGCTGGGCGAAGTGCCGGTGATCGGCTTCCCGCCAGAGTACCGTCGTTGGAATGGCTATGACGTTCGCGGTGCTTTGGAGGCTCTGTCCGATCATCCGGTCTTTATCGACAACGATGCCAATGCCGCCGCGCTCGGCGAGATCGAATATGGTCTTGGCACCGAGATCGACAGCTTCTTCTACATTCTCGCAAATGCTTGCCTCGGCGGCAGTCTGGTGATCGACGGCGTCCGGCATAAGGGGGCAAGTGGTATCGGCGGCGAGATCGGCTGGCTGCCTGTTGTTTTTGATGAGGGTCCCTATGCCGGCAGCACCCAACCGCTCGGCGAGATGTTCTCGCTCTTCATCCTGCTCGACCATCTGCAGCAAAACGGGGTCACGGCGACGGCGCCATCCGACCTTCTGGAGCTCGACGAGACGGGCCGCAAGCTTGTCAGTGCATGGTTGCGCAAGGTCAGCATTAAGATTGCGCAGGCGGTGGTCAACATAGGCATGATCGTCGATCCCGAAGGGGTGCTTATCGGTGGCCGCTTTCCTGTTCGCCTGATCGACGAACTTCTCCTTTATGTGCATGAGGAAATTGCCCGTCTCGGTGCCCAGGCCCCGTCGCTACACCGGGCGGCAGGATCAGAGGACGCCGCAGCGCTTGGCGCCGCCGCAATTCCCCTTGCCCACCGGCTCGGGCTTCCGTCCGCGGAACCGGAGCAGCGGGTTCGCAACCCGCTTGGGGGACATCCTTTGCAGGCGCCGGACTTGGTGCCTGCGTAGCGACTGCGTCAGTTGTCCGGTGCTATTCTCGCGTGTCCGGCAATGTGATTGCGTCCAGCGGTCGCAAGGCGGCGCCGACTGTGACACCCCCCCAGGGAAGCGTCGCGCGTCTGACCTGTTGAATCCAGGGTGCAATGACAAGGTCGCGGATCTTGTCGTCACGCTCCCGCGACATGCGCTCGACCACGGCATCCAGGACGTCCTCGGGCAAGGAGCCGCCGATGAGGATGGCACCGGGGGCTATAAAGCCCGAAACAGCAAGCACCGCCTCATGCAGATGACGGGCCGCGGTCGCGACCCAACGATCCCTGTCGGCCGGGCCTGAAGCGAGACAGCGTTCCAGGGATTTGAGCGTCGCCACCTCGTCGAGACTTGCCCCGTCGACGCCTGAGCGCATTTCGCCGATCTGTCCGGCGCGGCCATGGATGCCTCGGAAGACCCTGCCCCCAATCAGCAGACCGGCACGCACCGAGCAATCGATGAGGATCATGACCAGCCCACCTTCCCGGTCGCCAGTCCCCAGCGCGCGCTCGGCTTCGATCGCGGCCTCCGTGTCATCCAAGAAGACAGGCTCTTGGCTCTGTCTCGTGAGGGCGCTTTTTATCTGATGGCGATCCATGAAGGGGCCAGGCGAGGTTGCGACACCGCAGCCCACCAGCGTGCCGAGACCGGCCGTTCGGCGGAAATCGGCGGCCGTGGCGATGAGATCATCATGCGTCTCGAAAGATTGCCGGCGAACGATCTCGCCAGCAAAGTCCATCAGGATGATTTCGCCATCACGCTTGCCGATCCGCACGCCGAGAGAACAGGCGGCTTCGCCACGCAAGCCAAATTCCGCGGCTGTGTAATGCCCTGTGGTGGAGCGCTTGCGTTCGCTGACAAGGCCGGCAACCGCAAGGCGACGGACGATTCCGGTGATGGCAGGTTCGGTCAGGCCCAGTTCCTTGGAAAGCTCCCGACGCGTCAGTGGGCCGCGGCGCCGAAGGAGCCTAAGGGTCGTGCGGGAATTATGCTCGGCGATATCAACCGGACTGATTCCGGGTCGATCATCGTATCGGAGCCGCTGCCTGGCTACGCCTGAGATCGAATGGCGCCGTGGTGTTTTCAAGCAAGCAACTTCCCAAACAACTGCTGCAGTCGCGATCAATCACGCGCAACAGGTAAATCTATCCCCAATTTCCCCATCGCAGCAAGAACCGATGGCATCTGCTCGGGCACCAAATTGAGTTCGACGGCGCTCCGCGGGTCTCAGCGAGTGGGTGATGAGCCAAGTGTCGCAATATTGCGACACTTGGCTCATCACAATGCTCGTCGCGGATGGCTCTACCGGCAGCGCGAGAATTGCCAAAGCCATGGCTTTGCGCCAAGGTGGCCCTACAATTGGTTGGAGGAGCCAATGGGTGAACTCACTGCGCATGCAGAGCACGTCTATACGTGCACTCAACGGGATTCCGCTGTCGCAAACTCATCCATCGTTGCGTCCTGGCGGCGATGCATTGCCATGCATAGGCTTGCCCCGGAGCAGATACGGGTGTCACTTCGCCTTTCCGGCGAGGAGTTAAAGAGCGCTCGGCAAGCCTCCGAAAACCTCATCGCTGACGCTTTGTCCGAACTTGATCGTCTATGTGCGACGGTGGGCAAGAGCGGCTGTTGCTTAATCTTGACCGACAGCAATGGCGTTGCGCTCGAACGCCGCGGTGTGGCAGGCGATGACAAGCATTTTCATGAATTGGGTCTCTGGACAGGTTCCGTCTGGACCGAAGCCAGCATTGGTACGAATGGCATCGGCACCGCCATCGCTGACGGGCGTTCTGTCACGATCCTGCGGGATCAACATTTCTTCTGCTCGAACATCACCTTGAGCTGCACAACGGCGCCAATCCGCGACCACCGCGGCCAGCTGGCCGCCGCACTCGACATATCGACGTGTCGCGACGACGTGAACGAGGTCACACTCGGGATCCTTGGCCAGATGGCCCGTGACGCCGCCCTGCGCATTGAAATCAATCTGTTCAGAAGCGCCTTTGCCGGGGCCCGCTTCCTCATGGTGCCTGCCGCGAGCAATCCGACCGCAGCGCTCCTTGCTGTCGATCGACATGACCTCGTTCTCGGCGCTACCCGCGCCGCGCGTCTGGCCCTAAAGCTGGACGATAGCCGCATTGCGGCGGGCCTGCCTGCCGCCGATGCGCTTCAGGAGCAGAGCATTTCGGCAAACGAGGATCTCGTCGATGCAGAACGGGCAGCCTTGCTGCGTGCCCTTTCCCGCTCTAGTGGAAACGTCTCACAAGCTGCCGTTGCGCTCGGTATCAGCCGGGCAACGCTGCATAGGAAGATGAAGCGACTCAATCTACACTGACTGCCTTGACGCCTCTTTGTCGCAGAGTTGCGACAGTGTGCGCTGCGGTACTCTTAAGGGCAGCTTTCTGCCGCTGCAAAACGCGCGCAGATTTCCTCTCACCGGTTCGCTCCCGAACCCGGACCTTTTCAAGGGAGGATCACATGCTGCATCAGAAAATCATCAAGACGCCATTCAAGACGAAATACGGCAACTTCATCGGCGGAGAATGGCGCGAGCCGATCGAGGGGCGTTACTTCGACAACATCACGCCCGTTACCGGCGGCAAGCTGTGCGAGGTGGCACGCTCCAGTGAACTGGATATCAATGCCGCACTCGACGCTGCACACGCTGCCAGGGAGAAATGGGGCAGGACTTCGGTTGCCGGACGGGCCAACATTCTTATGAGGATTGCTCAGCGCATGGAGGATAAGCTTGAACTCCTGGCGCAAGCCGAAACATGGGACAATGGCAAGCCGATACGCGAGACGATGGCCGCCGACATCCCGTTGGCGATCGACCACTTCCGATACTTCGCCTCCTGCATTCGTGCCCAGGAAGGTTCGATCGGAGAGATCGACCACGACACGGTTGCCTATCATTTCCATGAGCCGCTCGGTGTCGTCGGCCAGATCATTCCCTGGAACTTCCCGATCCTGATGGCTGCCTGGAAGCTCGCTCCGGCGCTCGCCGCAGGCAACTGCGTCGTCATCAAGCCCGCCGAGCAAACGCCGGCCTCGCTTCTCGTCTGGGCAGAACTCGTCGGTGATCTGCTGCCGCCTGGCGTCCTCAATATTGTCAACGGCTTTGGCCTTGAAGCAGGCAAACCGCTCGCCTCCAGCCCGCGCATCGCCAAGATCGCCTTTACCGGTGAGACGACGACCGGCCGCCTGATCATGCAATACGCCAGCCA contains these protein-coding regions:
- a CDS encoding helix-turn-helix domain-containing protein, giving the protein MGELTAHAEHVYTCTQRDSAVANSSIVASWRRCIAMHRLAPEQIRVSLRLSGEELKSARQASENLIADALSELDRLCATVGKSGCCLILTDSNGVALERRGVAGDDKHFHELGLWTGSVWTEASIGTNGIGTAIADGRSVTILRDQHFFCSNITLSCTTAPIRDHRGQLAAALDISTCRDDVNEVTLGILGQMARDAALRIEINLFRSAFAGARFLMVPAASNPTAALLAVDRHDLVLGATRAARLALKLDDSRIAAGLPAADALQEQSISANEDLVDAERAALLRALSRSSGNVSQAAVALGISRATLHRKMKRLNLH
- a CDS encoding alpha-mannosidase, with protein sequence MTLTLPQRLERIRIRAAELEHWRSRETAQVDGWTFGAEPIAIGAPWPHSDGTVHFAATARLPDHWPLQDARLLLDLGGESLITITDEAGNEKRLGLDPYHREFLLPSRDIKILSETVARLPFGEPVRAPKLERAALIWLDTAVDNLWLLLRQICEAVDILDQHDVVAHLLDIAEDAMRGLEWPSATAAYVARTAPSPMQQKIWQLPPLAAAPEGLNQAERASVVSAYETLLAQLMQLRERFPPQGEIALTGHAHIDLAWLWPYGETRRKMRRTFHTALSLMEQSSDFRFNQSTAHFYAQIAEDDPALLERIIERAKEGQWETVGGMWVEPDTNMPTGESLSRQILYGQRYFEKTFGVRHSVCWLPDCFGFSGALPQLLRQGGMNSFFTIKVNWSETNKFPSDLFWWEGLDGSRVLAHTFDNPMHGYNGFVRPDCFVPTWRNFKDKDKHDTTLLAVGYGDGGGGVTPEMIVREEQLRAFPTLPKARWTTVDDFFKGAHESATKKDLATWRGEIYLELHRATLTSQSVVKRLHRKAERSLITAETLFGLAHLLGAAQSKSMEPEWRVVLKNEFHDILPGSSIAEVYVDAADELEAVVAKGKAAQAKAMEAIAKQLPAGTGNNLLVVNPSLSARPVRLMLHDGTIISSETVIAPLAIAVIGAEALEPAPGLSVSREHLENAVLKVTLAKNGSIASIVHKPTAREALQDGGNRLFVYPADKPRNWDAWDVEEDYAARGEEITALDSLEVIDNGPNRVAIKIVRTWRHSRITQVLSLGANARRLDIETELDWHDRRAFLRSQTGVAVRNARATCECAYGVVERPTHSNTPWDAAMFEAPAHRFADLSEPGFGVAILNDAKYGHSIRGNVLGLSLLRSPIYPDPLADEGVQAFTYALMPHDGTWYDGGVREEAEDLNQPLLALPVAGRAIGNWQPLGVTGIDAALSAIKPVEDGDGLIVRVYEPAGRRGSFDLKLPSNWRNQGSVSILEEPMADTPATGLMPFEVKSWRIARA
- a CDS encoding ROK family protein, encoding MKTPRRHSISGVARQRLRYDDRPGISPVDIAEHNSRTTLRLLRRRGPLTRRELSKELGLTEPAITGIVRRLAVAGLVSERKRSTTGHYTAAEFGLRGEAACSLGVRIGKRDGEIILMDFAGEIVRRQSFETHDDLIATAADFRRTAGLGTLVGCGVATSPGPFMDRHQIKSALTRQSQEPVFLDDTEAAIEAERALGTGDREGGLVMILIDCSVRAGLLIGGRVFRGIHGRAGQIGEMRSGVDGASLDEVATLKSLERCLASGPADRDRWVATAARHLHEAVLAVSGFIAPGAILIGGSLPEDVLDAVVERMSRERDDKIRDLVIAPWIQQVRRATLPWGGVTVGAALRPLDAITLPDTRE
- a CDS encoding carbohydrate ABC transporter permease — translated: MRTSRQDRLGDLFSYVFLAVTFLFFAWPLLWLLSLALRTRKEVFLGVSRFIPKAPTLDNFTTILSSDKFAGYLWNALILSTSSAIGCLVVALPAAYAFSRFPIRGKGPWMMVLLAFQMISPLVIMVPLYRYMAAIGLTDSHFGATMVYIALAVPMVTWILKGFIDGIPRSLDEAALIDGCSHFAVFWRIILPLSTPGIASAFIITVIAGWSQFLVPFLLISKESLMPIGVGIFQYAGTQNDSSIQLLAAACLVSVVPAIVAFLSLQRLILGAMTAGAVKG
- a CDS encoding ROK family transcriptional regulator, coding for MLVSGSNTEQAAAANRAMILSSIQRGGPISRTELAAQSRLTKQAVTRIVERLLDEGLVMEARRRRGLRGQPAIELEIDPEGVFSIGANVDRDHLTIVAVDGVGTVRGRIHHERRFLLPDDFVALMGDALSSFRRRKIIQETRLAGIGLAIPDWLGEVPVIGFPPEYRRWNGYDVRGALEALSDHPVFIDNDANAAALGEIEYGLGTEIDSFFYILANACLGGSLVIDGVRHKGASGIGGEIGWLPVVFDEGPYAGSTQPLGEMFSLFILLDHLQQNGVTATAPSDLLELDETGRKLVSAWLRKVSIKIAQAVVNIGMIVDPEGVLIGGRFPVRLIDELLLYVHEEIARLGAQAPSLHRAAGSEDAAALGAAAIPLAHRLGLPSAEPEQRVRNPLGGHPLQAPDLVPA
- a CDS encoding carbohydrate ABC transporter permease, with the protein product MMNASIAAERPQRLGVGNARRRNPSPLPWLVPLILVLGIFYLYPLIDVFRFAFTNVSLVGADEQYTLQTIIHTLSRPELVQILWVTFVFTASSVVAQQVLGFFIAQVVVRSEDRGLFGSTIVRTTALVAWVVPGIAGGIIWKMLFNEAPFGGLNSLLRMVGAAPVQWLSDPDMVMWSVVISNVWRGTAFSMVVMYAAIKAIDPELYEAAEIDGANAWQRMIYITLPQLRTAILVNMILITIQTLNTFDAIISLTGGGPGRATEVLSLYTFNVVFRNYDLAAGAVLSILMLLISLGLALVYARFLPRGEPV